In Puntigrus tetrazona isolate hp1 chromosome 7, ASM1883169v1, whole genome shotgun sequence, the following are encoded in one genomic region:
- the lgr4 gene encoding leucine-rich repeat-containing G-protein coupled receptor 4 isoform X2 yields the protein MALLAARMLMLGLWGCAAAAAAAGEGQSTPATCSPMCRCDEDGGADCSGRGLTTVPTGLSAFTYYLRLAGNDLAFIHPEALSGLHQLKVLMLQNNQLKTVPSAALKNLHSLQSLRLDANHITSVPEDSFEGLQQLRHLWLDDNSLTEVPVGPLQHQSNLQALTLALNRITHIPDNAFANLSSLVVLHLHNNRIQEIGKNCFNGLDNLETLDLNFNNLKTFPEAIQTLPKLKELGFHSNNIASIPEGAFRRNSLLRTIHLFDNPLSFVGTTAFQNLSDLHSLMLRGASMMQDFPSLTGTINLESLTLTGTKIRSIPADLCEDLTVLRTLDLSYNEIEDLPSFQGCVRLQDIGLQHNQIEQIDRGTFQGMASLRVLDLSRNQIKFIHRDAFLSLSALTNLDLSLNSLASVPTAGLSALNQLKLTGNVDLRNGLMSKSLPKLRSITVPYAYQCCAFVACDSAVNSAEDDERRNAFGGEEEMERIPLVMHCSPSPGAFKPCEHLLGSWMIRLTVWFICLVALLFNCLVLAATFSPRTSPLSPARLLVALLASANLLTGVYVAALTLLDAVTWGSFAEYGVWWETGAGCQMVGFLAVLSSEWAVLLLALAAVERCLAVRALMGKAGALRSSGERRERRRRFGIAALLLGLVSVAAACLSLYHGSAMGSPLCLPFSGGPGPGLGFTVALVLMNTLAYLLSAVVYTRLYCRLGRAQLADPEQAGSVRHIAWLIFTNCIFFCPVAAFSFAPLLAGTSTAVGGPEMAKSVTLIFFPLSACLNPVLYVCFSPSFRYDWLRLRGRGRAGGCRGLVGKAVTKGTAAGSSVASDDGEGLSSDCGMYTKLHGDTRGMCEHCDAALHISTSSSSASSSSSACRHLVKSHSCPALMANAPQCLSSEGYWPDTGTLSAQSEYGDEGDSFVSDSSEQVQACGRACFCQSRGLPLVHYSYNIPRMTD from the exons GATGCTTCAGAACAATCAGTTGAAGACTGTCCCAAGTGCAGCTCTCAAGAATCTTCATTCCCTGCAGTCTTT GCGGTTGGATGCTAACCACATCACGTCAGTGCCTGAGGACAGTTTTGAGGGTTTGCAGCAGCTCAGGCACCTCTGGTTGGATGACAACAGCCTGACTGAGGTTCCCGTCGGGCCCCTACAGCACCAGAGTAACCTGCAGGCCCTGACGTTGGCCCTCAACAGGATCACACACATCCCCGACAATGCTTTTGCCAACCTCTCCAGCCTTGTTGTTCT GCATCTACACAACAATCGAATCCAAGAGATTGgaaaaaactgctttaatgGGCTGGACAACCTGGAGACATT GGACCTAAACTTCAATAATCTGAAGACCTTCCCAGAGGCCATTCAGACGCTGCCCAAGCTGAAAGAACT TGGATTTCATAGCAACAACATTGCATCTATCCCCGAGGGAGCTTTTCGTAGGAATTCCCTGCTCCGCACAAT CCATCTTTTTGACAACCCGCTCTCCTTCGTGGGAACCACTGCTTTCCAGAACCTGTCAGACTTGCACTCTTT AATGCTGCGTGGTGCCAGTATGATGCAAGATTTCCCCAGTCTGACTGGAACAATAAATCTGGAAAGCCT GACTTTAACAGGAACTAAAATCAGAAGCATCCCAGCAGACTTGTGTGAGGATCTGACCGTGCTGCGAACACT AGATCTTTCCTATAATGAGATTGAAGACCTGCCGTCCTTTCAGGGCTGTGTCAGACTGCAGGATAT AGGTCTACAGCATAACCAGATCGAGCAGATAGATAGAGGAACTTTCCAGGGCATGGCCAGCCTTAGAGTGCT AGACCTGAGCAGAAACCAGATCAAGTTCATCCACAGAGATGCTTTCCTTTCTCTCAGCGCTCTCACCAACCT GGATCTCAGTCTGAACTCCCTAGCCAGTGTTCCTACCGCAGGACTGAGTGCACTGAACCAGCTTAAACTGACTGGAAACGTGGATCTGAGGAACGGACTGATGTCTAAGAGTCTTCCTAAACTCAG GTCTATAACGGTTCCCTATGCATACCAGTGTTGTGCTTTTGTGGCTTGTGACAGTGCAGTTAACTCAGCGGAGGATGACGAGCGGAGAAATGCATTTG gTGGCGAAGAGGAGATGGAAAGGATTCCTCTGGTCATGCACTGCTCACCATCGCccg GGGCATTTAAACCTTGCGAACACTTGTTGGGAAGCTGGATGATCCGACTGACCGTGTGGTTCATCTGCCTGGTGGCCCTCCTCTTCAACTGCTTGGTCCTCGCCGCCACCTTCTCCCCACGCACCTCCCCTCTCTCCCCAGCGCGCCTCCTCGTGGCTCTCCTGGCCTCTGCTAACCTGCTGACAGGGGTCTACGTGGCAGCACTGACACTCCTGGACGCTGTCACCTGGGGCTCGTTTGCTGAGTACGGCGTGTGGTGGGAAACAGGAGCCGGGTGTCAGATGGTGGGCTTCCTCGCTGTTCTGTCTTCCGAGTGGGCTGTCCTGCTGCTGGCTTTAGCTGCGGTGGAGCGTTGTTTGGCTGTGAGGGCCCTAATGGGGAAGGCGGGAGCTCTGAGGTCCAGTGGCGAAAGGAGAGAAAGACGAAGGAGGTTCGGCATAGCAGCACTCCTGCTGGGACTGGTATCCGTTGCAGCCGCCTGCCTCAGCCTGTATCACGGATCGGCCATGGGCTCTCCTCTCTGCCTGCCCTTCTCCGGAGGTCCCGGCCCAGGTCTGGGGTTCACAGTGGCCCTGGTGTTAATGAACACACTGGCGTACCTGCTGAGCGCGGTGGTCTATACGCGGTTATACTGCAGGTTGGGCCGTGCCCAGCTGGCTGACCCCGAGCAGGCTGGGTCTGTGAGGCACATCGCCTGGCTCATCTTCACCAATTGCATCTTCTTCTGTCCGGTGGCGGCTTTCTCCTTCGCCCCCCTGCTGGCCGGGACCAGTACTGCAGTGGGCGGACCAGAGATGGCCAAATCTGTGACGCTCATATTCTTTCCACTCTCTGCCTGCTTGAACCCCGTGCTTTACGTCTGCTTCAGTCCCTCCTTCAGATACGACTGGCTTCGTCTGAGAGGACGGGGGCGGGCCGGAGGCTGCCGCGGGCTGGTCGGGAAAGCGGTTACCAAAGGGACGGCAGCGGGGAGTTCGGTGGCATCTGACGATGGCGAAGGCTTGTCTAGCGACTGCGGAATGTACACAAAGCTCCACGGAGACACTCGGGGAATGTGCGAACACTGTGACGCCGCCCTTCATATCAGCACGTCTTCCTCTTCcgcttcctcctcttcctcagccTGCAGACATTTAGTGAAGTCCCACAGCTGCCCGGCCTTGATGGCGAACGCGCCCCAGTGCTTGAGTTCAGAGGGGTACTGGCCCGACACCGGGACGCTTTCCGCTCAGTCAGAATATGGAGACGAGGGCGATTCGTTCGTGTCGGACAGTTCGGAGCAGGTACAAGCATGCGGCCGAGCCTGTTTCTGTCAGAGCCGCGGCCTCCCTTTAGTACACTACTCTTATAACATCCCCCGCATGACAGACTGA